In one window of Hemicordylus capensis ecotype Gifberg chromosome 10, rHemCap1.1.pri, whole genome shotgun sequence DNA:
- the LOC128335138 gene encoding cytochrome P450 1A5-like translates to MSLLRSLSIFSATETLIALAVFCLIFMVVKSLRKQMIPPGLQSLPGPMAYPLIGNLLEVGKNPHLSLTRMRQKYGDVMKIHIGMRPVLVLSGLETIKQALVRQGGDFMGRPDLYSFRHVADGKSLTFSTDSGEVWRARRKLAQNALKNFASSPSTTSSSICLLEEHVSNEAEHLIMTLQEVMREKKKMDPFRYLVVSVANVVCAICFGKRYSHDDQEFLNLVNVSEEFVDVAASGNPADFIPLFQHLPDKSMKKFKEFNRRFLTFLQRIVKEHYKSFRKDSIRDITDSLIEQSQEKKLDGNAKLQLPSEKIVNLVNDIFGAGFDTVTTALSWCLMYLVVYPEIQKKIQEEIDESIGRARKPRLSDRSLLPYTEAFILEMFRHSSFLPFTIPHCTTTDTALNGYYIPKDMCVFVNQWQVNHDETLWKDPSSFNPERFLTANRKEVIRDESEKVLVFGLGKRRCIGETIARWEVFLFLSTLLQELQFSVTEGVKVDMTPLYGLTMKHKRCEHFQVKLRLPK, encoded by the exons TGATCTTCATGGTCGTCAAATCTCTACGGAAGCAGATGATACCCCCGGGTCTACAGAGTCTCCCTGGGCCAATGGCTTACCCATTGATTGGGAACTTGCTGGAGGTAGGGAAGAACCCCCATCTGAGTCTGACTCGGATGAGGCAGAAATATGGGGATGTGATGAAGATACACATTGGCATGAGACCAGTGCTAGTGCTGAGTGGGCTGGAGACCATCAAGCAGGCCTTGGTCAGGCAAGGAGGGGACTTCATGGGACGACCTGACCTCTACAGCTTCCGTCATGTGGCGGATGGCAAGAGCCTGACTTTTAGTACAGATTCTGGAGAAGTGTGGCGTGCCCGCAGAAAACTGGCCCAGAATGCCCTGAAGAATTTTGCGTCCTcgcccagcaccacctcctcttccattTGTCTTCTGGAAGAACACGTCTCCAACGAGGCTGAACATCTGATCATGACGTTACAAGAGGTGATGCgtgagaagaagaagatggaCCCTTTCCGGTACCTTGTGGTCTCTGTGGCCAATGTTGTTTGTGCCATTTGCTTTGGGAAGCGTTACAGCCATGATGACCAAGAATTCCTCAACCTCGTGAATGTCAGTGAAGAGTTTGTGGATGTGGCTGCCTCGGGGAACCCAGCTGACTTCATCCCCCTGTTTCAGCACCTCCCAGACAAGTCCATGAAGAAGTTTAAGGAATTCAACCGACGGTTCCTCACATTCCTTCAAAGAATTGTCAAAGAACACtacaaaagtttcaggaag GACAGCATCCGGGACATCACGGATTCCCTTATTGAACAAAGCCAAGAAAAGAAATTGGATGGCAATGCtaagctacagctcccatctgaGAAAATAGTGAACCTCGTAAATGATATTTTTGGGGCCG GTTTCGATACAGTGACCACGGCCTTATCCTGGTGTCTCATGTACCTGGTGGTTTATCCTGAAATCCAGAAGAAGATTCAGGAAGAAATAG ATGAGAGTATTGGCAGAGCACGGAAGCCACGGTTGTCCGACCGGTCcctgctgccttatacagaagcCTTTATCCTAGAAATGTTCAGACACTCCTCCTTCCTGCCCTTTACCATTCCCCATTG CACAACCACGGACACTGCCTTGAATGGCTACTACATCCCAAAGGATATGTGTGTCTTTGTCAACCAATGGCAAGTCAACCATGATGA GACACTTTGGAAGGACCCTTCCTCCTTCAACCCTGAGCGTTTCCTCACGGCCAACAGGAAAGAGGTCATCAGGGACGAGAGCGAGAAAGTCCTGGTGTTTGGCTTGGGCAAGAGAAGGTGTATCGGAGAGACCATTGCCCGATGGGAGGTCTTCCTCTTCTTATCAACTTTGCTCCAGGAGCTGCAGTTCAGTGTCACAGAGGGTGTGAAGGTGGACATGACCCCACTTTATGGGCTGACCATGAAGCATAAGAGATGTGAGCACTTCCAAGTGAAACTGCGCCTCCCAAAGTAG